TTGAGACCGTGGAGGAGCTGCGCCTCGCGCTCCTTGCCTTCAAGGAGCGGTACAACCGGGAGTGGCCCATCGAGCGCCATCGCTACGCGACGCCAGAGCAAGCACGCCGTCAGTTGCTCGCTTGCCCTGTGGTTGCCGCATGAATACAATCACATCACTGTCCAAGAAATCAGGGGCGGTACACCCCTCTCTTATGTCCAGTCTCTTCTCCTAGGCCTCAGGCCGCTATAATCTATGGGCTGACCCACTGCTCCCTCTCCTAGGGATATCTTTGTGAGCACAGGCATATGGAGAAGTCACCGTTCGTGAGGATCGAAAAGGGGGGCGTCGCCTCGCCGAAGGGGTTCACCGTCGGCGCGACGTACGCCGGGCTGAAGAAGGCGGGGCCGGATAAGCTGGACCTGACGGTCCTCTACTCGGAGCGTCCGGCGGCGGCGGCGGGCGTTTTCACCCAGAGCAAGACGTGCTCGCCCTCGGTGACGCTGAGCAGGCAGCGCATCGCGCGGCACACGGCCAGGGCGGTGGTGGTGAACAGCGGCTGCGCGAACGCATGCGTCGGCCCCCAGGGACTGATTGACGCGAAGGATACGACGGCGCTGGCGGCGAAGAAGCTGGGCGTGGCCGAGGAGGATGTGCTGATAGCCAGCACCGGCATGATCGGCGTGGAGCTGCCGATGGCGCTGATCCGCGCGGGGATGCAGAAGATCGCCCTGAACGCCTCGGCGGGGCCGGCCTTCGCGCGGGCCATCATGACCACGGACAGCCACCCGAAGGAGCAGGCGCTGAAGTTCCAGCTGGAGGGGAAGGAGATCACCATCGGCGCGGCCTGCAAGGGCGTGGGGATGATCCACCCGGATATGGCGACGCTGCTGTGCTTCATCACCACGGACGCGGCGGTGGAGCCGGGCTTCCTGCAGACGGCGCTGAAGCACGCGATAGACCAATCGCTGAACATGGTGAGCGTGGACGGCGATACGAGCACGAACGATACGGCGCTCCTCCTGGCGAACGGCGCGGCGGGCAATAAGCAGATCAAGGCCGGGACGAAGGCGGCGGAGCTCTTCCAGCAGGCGCTCATCGCAGTGGCGGTGCCGCTGGCGAAGATGGTGGCGCGGGACGGCGAAGGAGCGACGAAGCTGATGGAGGTGACGGTGGAGGGGGCGGCGAGCGCAGCGGACGCGCGGCTGGCGGCCCGCACGGTCGCCGCATCGCCGCTGGTGAAGGCGGCGGTGCACGGCGGCGACCCGAACTGGGGGCGCATCATGATGGCCCTTGGGCGCTCGGGCGCGGCGATCACGGAGTCGAAGCTCTCCCTGTATATCAACGAGATCTGCGTCTTTGACAAGGGCGTTCCGGTGCCCTTCTTCAAAGAGGCGGCGGTCATCTCCATGAAAGAGTCGAACGTGACGATCCTGGCGAAGCTGGGCCTTGGCGCACACGGGGCGACGGCCTGGGGGTGCGACCTGACGGAGGAGTACGTTCGCTTCAACAGCGAGTACTCAACGTGACGGTTGCGGCGAAGCACCGCGCGCCGGAGAGGCGTCGCGCCGCCGCGCGGCAGGGCGGCGACCTGGCGAAGCGCGTCGCGGCGGTGGAGGCGCGGCTGGAGCGCTTCAAGGGACAGCAGGACGAGCAGTTCCTGCGGATGATGAAGTTCACGATCCTGCGCCACATGAGCCTCCTGGGGTTCGCCATCGAGCACGGGGGCGCGCCGAAGGAGGCGAAGGCCGTGGCGAAGAAGTGGCTGGACGAGGGAGCGCAATCGGTGGCGGAGGCGCCTTCGATGGAGGCGCTGAAGGAGGCGGACGTGGAGGTGCAGCGGAAGGTGCGGCAGCTGATGGCGGGCGTCAACAAAGGATAGCGATCACCTTCGCCTTCCGGCTCCAGCAG
The genomic region above belongs to Chloroflexota bacterium and contains:
- a CDS encoding IS3 family transposase, with translation ETVEELRLALLAFKERYNREWPIERHRYATPEQARRQLLACPVVAA
- the argJ gene encoding bifunctional glutamate N-acetyltransferase/amino-acid acetyltransferase ArgJ, whose product is MEKSPFVRIEKGGVASPKGFTVGATYAGLKKAGPDKLDLTVLYSERPAAAAGVFTQSKTCSPSVTLSRQRIARHTARAVVVNSGCANACVGPQGLIDAKDTTALAAKKLGVAEEDVLIASTGMIGVELPMALIRAGMQKIALNASAGPAFARAIMTTDSHPKEQALKFQLEGKEITIGAACKGVGMIHPDMATLLCFITTDAAVEPGFLQTALKHAIDQSLNMVSVDGDTSTNDTALLLANGAAGNKQIKAGTKAAELFQQALIAVAVPLAKMVARDGEGATKLMEVTVEGAASAADARLAARTVAASPLVKAAVHGGDPNWGRIMMALGRSGAAITESKLSLYINEICVFDKGVPVPFFKEAAVISMKESNVTILAKLGLGAHGATAWGCDLTEEYVRFNSEYST